The DNA window TGATGCTTTTCATCTTTTATTTTATAGCTCTTTAGCTTTTTTTCCCCTCTCGAACAATAGCTCTTAAGCTTGTATGTGAAATTCCTTCTCTGTTTGTTTCAGCTGCTATTCAGTGTCTAAAGAAAAAGAAACTGTACGAGACACAAATTGAGCAGCTATCAAATTTTCAGTTGCGAGTTCATGACCAGGTAAAGGAAAAAACATATGCACACAATGTCGAACTTGATTCACGCATCCCGGGGCTTGTAAAAATGGTGCGATAAATTGATTGTAAGTTGTTTATGTAGATCATAATGCTTGAAAGCGCCAAGGCAACTACCGACACAGTTGATGCTTTGCGCTCCGGATCATCTGCTGTCAAAGCTATTCAACAATCAGTGTAAGGTTCCATCTGCCCTACGATGGCTTATACTAACACGTAACATCTGAAGATGTTGCCGTTCTCTACATTTTCTTTTATAATGCAATGAAAACCCCCATTCTTGATTAAATATTTCCTGCCCTTCTGTTGTTGGGCTTGTGCACCTTCTGAATCTAACACAACTCATGTATTGATAGCTCTCATGTAGACTATTACTACTATATTAATATTAATTAAAATTGCATTAACCGCCACTTGGGCAAACTGTTTGTGGCAATTCTTCTTGTGCAGGAATATTGACGACATTGAGAGCGCCATTGAAGAGGCGAATGAACAGACAGAGAACATGCGGGAGATACAGCAGGCGCTCGCGACGCCAGTTGGCGCTTCTGCTGATTTCGACGAGGTACTGTATGACTTCCCCTCCCTTTAAACTGGGTACAAGCTCATAGCATCCAGAGTTCCAGACCCCAGTCATCAACTTGAAGTGCACCCACTGTATGCATAGTCGATCCCGGCCTGCATGGAACCCATTTATTTCTCTCTAACTAGTTTCCGGACAAAAACAAAACAGGACGAGCTGGAAGCGGAGctggaggagctggaggaggaagaTATCGAGGACGAGCTGCCTGAGCCGCCGGCGAGGCAGTCCGTGGCACCCGTGGAACAGTCGGCGAGAGCGAAAGCGGAAGCGGCGCCCGCTCCTAAACAGGGCAGTGATCTGAGCGAGCTGACCAGACTTCAGGCAGAGATGGCGCTCTAGCTGTAGGCATAGACTGACGACATCTGTAGAGGCTGGCAGCATCGCGAGCTCGGTCGTTTCGCACTCACCGGTACAGATGTTTTGCTGTAAATTCACGCTGTTGTAGAAGACACGAGCCCTGCTTTGCAGGTAGCAGCGTTGTGGTGGGCGTGTTTGAGCTGGCTGAAGTTTGTTTCCCTGGACGGCGGCCTGGGACATGCCCATGGGCTGCAGGCGGCCGTGTTTGTTACCCTGGACGCCTTGGAGGCCTGGGCTGCGCGGTGCTTAAAGCACCCTCAAGCCTGCAGCACGGGAAACAAAACGG is part of the Miscanthus floridulus cultivar M001 chromosome 9, ASM1932011v1, whole genome shotgun sequence genome and encodes:
- the LOC136483347 gene encoding vacuolar protein sorting-associated protein 32 homolog 2-like is translated as MLKKLLPKTKSKKKESASSAIPTLDRLHETLEMLEKKERFLQKKCSAEIEKAKDYTKLKNKNAAIQCLKKKKLYETQIEQLSNFQLRVHDQIIMLESAKATTDTVDALRSGSSAVKAIQQSVNIDDIESAIEEANEQTENMREIQQALATPVGASADFDEDELEAELEELEEEDIEDELPEPPARQSVAPVEQSARAKAEAAPAPKQGSDLSELTRLQAEMAL